In Mycobacterium stomatepiae, the following are encoded in one genomic region:
- the eutC gene encoding ethanolamine ammonia-lyase subunit EutC: MTSESLARQQFWDELRKTTQARIGLGRAGNALPTHEVLELAGAHAAARDAVHIPLDITRLAQEIEPIGIGEPVIVTSRATSREEYLRRPDLGRLLADSIVVPEEPADVGFVLADGLSPTALMHHGPALLQELVAQLRTSYRLAPPVIATQARVALGDHVATQAHYGTLLVIIGERPGLSVADSLGIYLTHLPRPGCTDADRNCISNIRPPDGLSYREAARIAMSLIAGARRLGRSGVALKDTSRAVTLEADQHTEVR, translated from the coding sequence ATGACATCCGAATCCCTTGCCCGTCAGCAATTTTGGGATGAGCTCCGCAAGACGACGCAGGCCCGGATCGGCTTGGGGCGGGCCGGAAACGCGCTTCCCACACACGAGGTACTGGAGTTGGCCGGCGCGCACGCCGCGGCTCGCGACGCGGTCCACATCCCCCTCGACATAACGCGCCTCGCTCAGGAAATCGAGCCGATCGGCATCGGCGAACCCGTGATCGTGACCAGTCGCGCAACCTCGCGGGAAGAGTATCTGCGCCGCCCAGATCTCGGCCGGCTGCTTGCCGATTCGATCGTCGTTCCCGAGGAACCCGCTGACGTCGGATTCGTTCTCGCGGACGGTCTTTCACCAACGGCGTTGATGCACCACGGACCGGCGCTGCTGCAGGAACTCGTCGCACAGTTACGCACTTCCTACCGCCTTGCGCCGCCGGTCATCGCTACGCAAGCGCGCGTCGCACTCGGCGATCACGTTGCCACGCAAGCGCACTACGGCACGCTCCTGGTGATCATCGGTGAGCGCCCCGGCCTCAGCGTCGCCGACAGCCTCGGCATTTACCTGACACACCTGCCGCGTCCCGGCTGCACCGACGCCGACCGCAATTGCATCTCCAACATCCGTCCGCCCGATGGACTCAGCTACCGCGAAGCCGCCCGCATCGCCATGAGCCTCATTGCCGGCGCACGTCGACTCGGACGATCCGGTGTGGCATTGAAGGACACATCGCGGGCGGTCACGCTGGAAGCAGATCAGCACACCGAGGTGCGTTGA
- a CDS encoding PPE family protein, whose translation MFDFAALPPEVNSARMYVGAGSGPLLAAASSWDGVAAELSSAAGRYHGVVSDLVGGLWAGPSSVAMAAAAAAYEVAFAAVVPPPVIAENRALLAALVASNVLGQNSAAIAVTEAHYVEMWAQDAAAMCGYAGSSAAASELVPFSPPQQNTDDSGASGQAAAVEQAADTAQNSQSSAGNDGPLSQFFEWYKSLNDKLANVENFIEGMTFLPTAVGYILDPMVDAAMAPAISAAQAPAAAAAPLAAAASSSVSTVGTVGPTSLGAGTSAALGRAVPIGGLSAPPSWSTSPAIRLVSAAMPMEGYAGAPTAGLPLPGTWAGGMPAVATVVNSPRSGDAGNRSGSRLRFVPSAAGTREPAQPTHVALDRTVDTANKRDELNQLRRAFNDLTKECDVLNRTASFMIKAAQE comes from the coding sequence GTGTTCGATTTTGCGGCGTTGCCGCCGGAGGTGAATTCGGCGCGGATGTATGTGGGGGCGGGGTCGGGGCCGTTGCTGGCGGCGGCGTCGTCCTGGGATGGGGTGGCTGCGGAGTTGAGTTCGGCGGCGGGTCGGTATCACGGGGTGGTCTCCGATTTGGTGGGGGGTTTGTGGGCGGGTCCGTCGTCGGTGGCGATGGCCGCGGCGGCGGCGGCGTATGAGGTGGCGTTTGCTGCGGTGGTGCCGCCTCCGGTGATTGCGGAGAATCGGGCGTTGCTGGCGGCGTTGGTGGCGTCGAATGTTTTGGGGCAGAATTCGGCGGCGATTGCGGTGACGGAGGCTCACTATGTCGAGATGTGGGCTCAGGATGCCGCGGCGATGTGTGGGTATGCGGGTAGTTCGGCGGCGGCTAGTGAGTTGGTGCCGTTTAGTCCACCGCAGCAGAACACCGATGATTCCGGGGCGAGTGGCCAGGCCGCGGCCGTCGAGCAGGCGGCTGACACCGCGCAAAACTCGCAATCGTCTGCGGGCAACGACGGTCCGCTGTCGCAATTCTTCGAGTGGTACAAGTCGCTGAACGACAAACTGGCCAACGTTGAGAACTTCATCGAAGGAATGACGTTCTTGCCCACCGCCGTTGGATACATCCTTGACCCGATGGTCGACGCGGCCATGGCGCCGGCCATATCGGCGGCCCAGGCTCCGGCGGCGGCCGCGGCTCCGCTTGCCGCCGCGGCGTCGTCGTCGGTGTCGACGGTCGGCACCGTCGGTCCGACATCGCTGGGCGCGGGGACGTCGGCGGCATTGGGCCGCGCCGTACCGATCGGTGGTCTGTCGGCCCCGCCCTCGTGGTCGACGTCACCGGCGATCCGGCTCGTCTCCGCGGCCATGCCGATGGAAGGGTATGCCGGCGCGCCGACCGCGGGCCTGCCGCTGCCGGGGACATGGGCCGGCGGAATGCCGGCGGTGGCCACGGTGGTCAACTCGCCTCGAAGCGGCGACGCCGGTAACCGGTCGGGTTCCAGGCTCAGGTTCGTTCCGTCCGCCGCCGGAACGCGCGAGCCCGCGCAGCCGACTCACGTGGCGTTGGACCGCACGGTTGACACGGCCAACAAGCGTGACGAACTCAATCAACTGAGGCGGGCATTCAACGACCTGACCAAGGAATGCGACGTACTCAATCGCACGGCGTCCTTCATGATCAAAGCTGCGCAGGAGTAG